A region of Sulfitobacter faviae DNA encodes the following proteins:
- a CDS encoding HlyD family type I secretion periplasmic adaptor subunit: protein MNAREDKRWSAARPLILGFIGLLLLFGGFGTWAVTSQIAGAVVASGRIEVDRNRQIVQHETGGVVADILVDEGDSIAAGDVLLRLDAEQLTSQLAIVEGQLYELMARRGRLEAQRDEVETVTFDEELLTAGATNPDVQELVDGQRNLFDARRVSVAQELEQLGKRRAQINAQIRGVDAQEAALSRQLELIEEELANQQSLLDRGLTQASAVLTLMREQARLRGQIGELSAQKAQSQERVTEIDIERLKLRSAGREEAITQLRDLRYRELEMAEQRRALRAEIDRLDIRAPVSGVIYGMQVQTPRSVVRAAEPLMYLVPQDRPLIIASQVQTIHIDQVAVGQEVNLRLSALNQRTTPELVGKVLQVSADSIEDDATGQSYYRAEIALNPGETDKLEAGTILLPGMPVEAFIRTGERSPMAYLLKPMADYFARAFRES, encoded by the coding sequence ATGAACGCCCGTGAGGACAAGCGCTGGTCGGCGGCGCGGCCCCTGATCCTTGGGTTCATCGGGCTGCTCCTGCTCTTCGGCGGTTTTGGCACATGGGCGGTGACCAGCCAAATCGCCGGGGCGGTCGTGGCCTCGGGCCGGATCGAAGTCGACCGAAACCGGCAGATCGTCCAGCATGAGACCGGCGGCGTGGTGGCCGACATCCTTGTGGATGAGGGCGACAGCATCGCCGCCGGGGATGTGCTGCTGCGGCTGGATGCGGAACAACTCACCTCGCAATTGGCCATTGTCGAAGGGCAGCTTTACGAGCTTATGGCCCGGCGTGGGCGGCTAGAAGCGCAGCGCGATGAGGTTGAGACGGTCACTTTCGACGAAGAGTTGCTGACCGCCGGGGCGACGAACCCTGACGTGCAGGAATTGGTGGACGGGCAGCGCAACCTCTTTGACGCGCGCCGCGTCAGCGTGGCGCAAGAGCTTGAGCAATTGGGCAAGCGCCGGGCGCAGATCAACGCGCAAATCCGCGGGGTCGACGCGCAGGAGGCCGCGCTTTCGCGGCAGTTGGAGCTGATTGAAGAGGAATTGGCCAATCAGCAATCGCTGCTGGACCGGGGCCTGACGCAGGCCTCTGCCGTCCTGACGCTGATGCGCGAACAGGCCCGCCTGCGCGGCCAAATCGGAGAGCTGTCGGCGCAAAAGGCGCAGTCGCAAGAGCGTGTGACCGAGATCGACATCGAACGGCTGAAACTGCGCTCCGCCGGGCGGGAAGAGGCGATCACCCAGTTGCGCGATCTGCGCTACCGTGAGTTGGAGATGGCCGAGCAGCGCCGCGCGCTTAGGGCTGAGATCGACCGCCTTGATATCCGCGCGCCGGTGTCGGGGGTGATCTATGGCATGCAGGTGCAAACCCCGCGTTCCGTCGTGCGCGCGGCGGAGCCGCTGATGTATCTCGTTCCGCAGGACCGTCCGCTGATCATCGCCTCGCAAGTGCAGACCATTCACATCGATCAGGTCGCCGTGGGCCAAGAGGTGAACCTGCGTCTTTCGGCGCTGAACCAGCGCACCACGCCGGAACTGGTGGGCAAGGTCTTGCAGGTCTCTGCCGATTCCATCGAGGATGACGCCACCGGTCAGAGCTATTACCGGGCCGAGATCGCGCTGAACCCCGGTGAGACGGATAAGCTTGAGGCGGGCACCATCCTCCTCCCCGGCATGCCGGTTGAGGCTTTCATCCGCACCGGGGAGCGCTCTCCCATGGCCTATTTGCTGAAACCGATGGCCGACTATTTCGCCCGTGCCTTCCGCGAAAGCTGA